The genomic interval TGGCCCTACAGGAAGGGAAATACTGAGATATCTCATTGTCATCGAACTTTCCAAATCCTCTTAATCTGGTTTCTCAGCCCTGAGATGCTGCCCTCTGGGGCAAAGGGCACAGGGGAAGGGGACTTAGATTAATTATTAACCCTTGCACACAGTGCACCGCGGACTTCTCTTCGTTCTCAGAAGCGGAGGGACAAAGACTGGGTAGGAGCCAGTGAGGGGGTGGTGGTCCCAGCAGCAGCCATGGGGGTCGCGCTGCATCCACAGGTCCCCCGGCGCTGGTTCCGCCATACAATTCCTCTCGCCGTCTTAGCGCTGCTCCTTTATCTCTGTGCTCGGAGCCTACGTGAGTGGCCTCTTCCCTCATCTCCTCTGGGAGGAACCCAGGAGTCCAGATTCTTGGGACCTAAGTTCCCTGTTAGAGCCCTCACCGTTTCACCTTGCCTCCCGCAGGCTCCCTCTCAGGCTACGGACCCGGGGCACTGTCCTGCATTACCGAGGGATCGCCGCCTTTGCAGGTAAACTCGGGGCAGGGCTGGGACTGGGAGATCCAGGTAGGGCCCTGAACAGGGTAAGTGGAGCCAGGCTGACTCGCTGGTAAAGAGCACGAGTCCTCTTTCCTGCATCCCCTCTCCCAACAGAAGCTCAGAGTACGCAGGAGGGACACCAACTAGACTTTAGGAATAATTTCTTCAGAACCCAAATGGGCTACTTGGCGAAGGAGACACAACAGGCTAGGGGTTCTGTTcccgcctccctctctcccccatcaTATCTACTCCCCCAGGTCCGGCAACAGTCGGGATCCCTGGAAGCCTCAGAGCGGGAAGAGCCTCAATGTCTTGACCCACAAGGGATGCTAGGACGCATGATGGGGCCGTTCCGCGCCAGTCTGAACTCCAAAGGGGATGTGGAGTTGGCACAGTACCTGGCGGGATGGAGGGAGCTAATCAAGTGAGtggtctctctcccttcatctagCCTCTGCCTCCAGTGGCTCCATTGTCCTCTCTCTAACCATCCCACTCTTCCCACCACCAAACACACAGGTTCCTAAGTCCCTTCGGCTCCATTTTTGCCTTCGCCACAAGCGAGGCCTTCACTAAAGTGACAGCCCTCGAGGCTCGGGTGCAAGGCCCAGATGCAGCGCAATACAAGTCGCTGGCGGCAATGGTGGCGTGGGAGCGGCGGGCGGGCCTGCTGGAGCAGCCTGGGATCGCCCCTCGAGACCCGGCCAGGTCCTCCGGCTCACGAACAACGCTCCTGCTGCACCGTGCACTACGCTGGTCCCAGCTTTGCCTCCACCGGGTGGCGACCGGGGCGCTCGGAGGTCCGGACGCTGGTGAGCAGTGCAACGACGCGTACGGCACAGTTCTGGGCCCGCACCACCCCTGGCTGGTCCGTCAGGCCGTCCGCCTCGCATTCCTCTCCTTCCCGGGTCGCGGCCGCTTGCTGGAGCTGGCGTGCCCGGGAACCAGAGAAGCGGAGGCGCGGGCCGCGCTGGCCCGCGCCGCAGGCACACTGGAGGAAGTCTACAACCGGACCCAGGGCTTGCTGGCCGAGCGCGGATTGCTCCAGCTGGCTTAAGACCAGCAGCGGCAGGATCCGCTAGGAAGAGAGCCCCCTGGGGCGGGGCTAGGGCAACACAAGACTTAGGGTAGAACCCTCGGCTCTCACCTCCAGGACCAGGGGGCGGGGCACCCGATAGCCCGCCTCTTTGGTGACGTCACTCCCTTGAAGGCGCGCCCCCTGTAGGggtggggtcttttttttttcagctcctCCCTGCACCCGAAGTcctgggaagaagggagaaactgTGGGGACTAAAAAGTAGTCTTTGGTAGCCGTCGATTTAGGGCGGTTTTTGGGATGCCAGCACGCgcttaagggaaatagaaaaaaaatagatgtggGAAGATGTGTCATACTTGTTCCAGGCAGCTGAGAGACTCACGTTTCCCTTGGTTATCTCAACCACTACTATGGCTTCCTTTGCCAACTACATGCCAGATCTCCAGCCCAGATCTatcccctgagctccagccctCATAAAGCCAAATATTTCCTGGACATCTCCACAGACAGCAAATGCAACaggtccaactgggatccatcgcCTCCTCCTAGAACTGCACCTCTTCTTGTGTTCCTTGTACCTATAGTAGCAACCTCTTCTGTCAACCACCCAAGCTTAAAACCCGTCTATTATGCCTCACACCAAGCAGAAACTCAGCTcaataatgcatttttatttagtgGCTTTTTGGGCACTCCCAAAAGGATAGTGAACATGAAAGGGCTTAGCCATTTCATACACTGATAACTCCCAAATCATAATTCCAACCCACTTTCCCCTGGACTCCAGAATCCTATCTATACACCTCCTTATTTGGCATTTCCACTTAGATTTCAACTATAcatagcaaactttttttttttttttttttttttttagttcattgagaggaggggaggcaaagagacagattcccacatgcgcctccACTGGAtacacctagcaagcccactagggcactagggggaatgctctgcccttctggggggtgggggtggggttgttccgttgctcagcaactgagctcttcttagggcgtgaagcagaggccatggaggcatcctcagtgcccagagccaactcgctccaattgagccatggctgtaggagtggcagagagagagagagagagagagagagagagaagtggggggg from Saccopteryx leptura isolate mSacLep1 chromosome 2, mSacLep1_pri_phased_curated, whole genome shotgun sequence carries:
- the GLTPD2 gene encoding glycolipid transfer protein domain-containing protein 2 produces the protein MGVALHPQVPRRWFRHTIPLAVLALLLYLCARSLRSLSGYGPGALSCITEGSPPLQVRQQSGSLEASEREEPQCLDPQGMLGRMMGPFRASLNSKGDVELAQYLAGWRELIKFLSPFGSIFAFATSEAFTKVTALEARVQGPDAAQYKSLAAMVAWERRAGLLEQPGIAPRDPARSSGSRTTLLLHRALRWSQLCLHRVATGALGGPDAGEQCNDAYGTVLGPHHPWLVRQAVRLAFLSFPGRGRLLELACPGTREAEARAALARAAGTLEEVYNRTQGLLAERGLLQLA